In the genome of Misgurnus anguillicaudatus chromosome 11, ASM2758022v2, whole genome shotgun sequence, one region contains:
- the loxl3b gene encoding lysyl oxidase homolog 3B isoform X5, protein MELSYWWRHILVFLLNSWIPSCFAQTTPPVRSTPTPTSQTQEGPETLKFRLSGFPRKHNEGRIEVFYKGEWGTICDDDFSLANAQVLCRQLGFVSATGWTHSAKYGKGTGKIWLDNVQCSGSERSISVCKSRGWGNSDCTHDEDAGVICKDERLPGYKDSNVIEVQVDENKVEEVRLRPVVTGAAKRMPITEGVVEVKYKDGWSQICDNGWTPKNSRVVCGMMGFPHERKVNKNFYKHLRKRSADPKAKVKVAGTRPESPKSKTITKTSSKPKPGKSAATERLYAERQKNSFLVHSVACLGTEVHLAACPLEFNKGNATESCPGGMPAVVSCIPGPLFAQNGMRKKLKNLSTVRLKGGVKQNEGRVEVLKGSEWGTVCDDRWNLLSASVVCRELGFGSAKEAMTGARMGQGLGPIHMNEVQCTGNERSLWNCRYKNITAEDCKHTEDAAVRCNVPYMGYEKTVRILGGRTRYEGRVEVLQTQTNGTLRWGLICGEGWGTKEAMVVCRQLGLGYANHGLQVRLSGGRSQYEGRVEVRVGQRWGSICSEGWTTKEAMVACRQLGLGFSMHAITETWYWDGSNVTEMIRSGVKCTGDEMSLSQCQHHKTVTCQKAAARFAAGVICSETASDLVLNAPLVQQTAYIEDRPLHMLYCAAEEDCLSKSAAKANWPYGHRRLLRFSSQIHNVGRADFRPKAGRHSWVWHACHGHYHSMDVFTHYDLLSANGTKVAEGHKASFCLEDTDCEEGVSKRYACANFGEQGITVGCWDLYRHDIDCQWLDITDVKPGNYILQVVINPNYEVSESDFTNNAMKCNCKYDGHRIWVHNCHIGDAFSEEAERKFEKYPGQLNNQIS, encoded by the exons ATGGAGCTGTCTTATTGGTGGAGACACATTCTTGTCTTCTTACTTAATTCCTGGATTCCATCATGCTTTGCCCAAACCACACCTCCAGTGCGCTCGACCCCCACACCGACATCACAAACGCAAGAGGGACCAGAGACTCTGAAATTTCGCCTGTCTGGTTTTCCCAGGAAGCACAATGAGGGTCGAATCGAAGTCTTCTATAAAGGAGAATGGGGCACCATCTGTGACGATGACTTCTCATTAGCCAATGCCCAGGTCCTCTGTCGCCAGCTTGGCTTTGTGTCTGCCACAGGCTGGACACACAGTGCCAAATACGGCAAGGGCACAG gTAAGATTTGGCTTGATAATGTGCAATGCAGTGGCAGTGAGAGAAGTATATCAGTGTGTAAGTCTCGCGGGTGGGGTAACAGTGACTGTACTCACGATGAAGATGCTGGAGTGATCTGTAAAGATGAGAGACTGCCAGGATACAAAGACTCCAATGTTATAGAG GTGCAAGTGGATGAGAATAAAGTGGAGGAGGTTCGCTTGCGTCCTGTGGTCACCGGGGCAGCTAAGCGAATGCCCATCACAGAGGGAGTAGTAGAGGTCAAGTATAAGGACGGCTGGTCTCAGATCTGCGATAATGGCTGGACCCCAAAAAATTCACGTGTGGTTTGTGGCATGATGGGATTCCCCCATGAGAGGAAAGTCAACAAAAACTTCTACAA GCATCTAAGAAAGAGATCTGCTGATCCAAAAGCTAAAGTAAAAGTAGCAGGAACCAG GCCGGAATCCCCCAAATCTAAGACTATCACTAAAACTAGCTCTAAGCCTAAACCAGGCAAATCAGCTGCAACTGAAAG GTTGTACGCTGAGCGGCAGAAGAATAGTTTCCTGGTTCATTCAGTGGCATGTTTGGGTACAGAGGTTCATTTAGCTGCTTGTCCTCTGGAGTTTAACAAAGGCAATGCCACAGAGTCATGCCCTGGAGGTATGCCGGCTGTGGTCAGCTGTATACCTGGACCACTTTTTGCACAGAACGGCATGAGGAAGAAACTCAAAAATTTG TCTACTGTACGTCTGAAGGGTGGAGTAAAGCAGAATGAGGGCCGTGTTGAGGTGTTGAAGGGCAGTGAATGGGGGACGGTTTGTGATGATCGCTGGAACCTGCTGTCTGCTAGTGTGGTGTGCAGAGAGCTGGGCTTCGGCTCTGCCAAAGAAGCAATGACAGGTGCCCGCATGGGACAAG GTTTGGGGCCCATCCATATGAATGAGGTCCAGTGCACCGGGAATGAGCGCTCTTTGTGGAACTGCCGCTataaaaacatcactgctgAGGACTGCAAACACACTGAGGATGCAGCGGTCCGCTGTAATGTCCCATATATGGGCTATGAGAAAACG GTGCGCATCTTAGGGGGGCGAACCCGCTACGAGGGCCGGGTGGAGGTGTTACAAACTCAGACTAACGGGACGCTGCGCTGGGGCCTGATCTGTGGAGAAGGCTGGGGCACTAAGGAGGCCATGGTTGTGTGCAGACAGCTGGGCCTCGGGTACGCCAACCATGGCCTACAA GTGCGTCTGTCAGGTGGCCGTTCGCAGTATGAAGGGCGAGTGGAGGTGCGGGTGGGGCAACGTTGGGGCAGTATATGCAGTGAGGGATGGACCACCAAAGAAGCCATGGTGGCATGCAGGCAGCTAGGGCTGGGTTTCAGCATGCATGCTATTACA GAAACGTGGTATTGGGACGGCAGTAATGTGACAGAGATGATCAGGAGTGGAGTGAAATGCACTGGAGATGAGATGTCTCTCAGTCAGTGCCAACACCACAAAACTGTCACCTGTCAGAAAGCGGCCGCTCGGTTTGCAGCAGGAGTCATCTGTTCAGAAA CTGCATCAGATCTAGTGCTGAATGCACCTTTAGTGCAGCAGACAGCGTATATAGAGGACAGACCGTTACACATGCTGTATTGTGCTGCAGAAGAGGACTGTCTATCCAAGAGCGCTGCTAAAGCTAACTGGCCTTACGGTCACCGTCGCCTGCTTCGCTTCTCTTCACAGATACACAACGTCGGCCGGGCTGACTTCAGACCCAAAGCTGGCCGTCATTCTTGGGTTTGGCACGCATGCCACGG GCACTATCACAGTATGGATGTATTTACACACTATGACCTGCTGTCTGCCAATGGCACTAAGGTAGCAGAAGGACACAAAGCCAGTTTCTGCCTGGAAGACACAGACTGTGAAGAag GTGTTTCTAAAAGATATGCGTGTGCTAACTTTGGTGAGCAAGGCATCACGGTGGGATGCTGGGATTTGTATCGTCATGACATTGACTGCCAGTGGCTCGACATTACTGATGTTAAACCAGGAAATTATATCCTTCAG GTTGTGATAAATCCAAACTATGAAGTTTCTGAAAGTGATTTTACAAACAATGCCATGAAATGTAACTGTAAATATGATGGCCACAGGATCTGGGTTCATAACTGCCATATTG GCGATGCTTTCAGTGAAGAGGCTGAGAGAAAGTTTGAGAAATACCCCGGACAGCTTAACAACCAGATCTCATAA
- the loxl3b gene encoding lysyl oxidase homolog 3B isoform X2 translates to MELSYWWRHILVFLLNSWIPSCFAQTTPPVRSTPTPTSQTQEGPETLKFRLSGFPRKHNEGRIEVFYKGEWGTICDDDFSLANAQVLCRQLGFVSATGWTHSAKYGKGTGKIWLDNVQCSGSERSISVCKSRGWGNSDCTHDEDAGVICKDERLPGYKDSNVIEVQVDENKVEEVRLRPVVTGAAKRMPITEGVVEVKYKDGWSQICDNGWTPKNSRVVCGMMGFPHERKVNKNFYKHLRKRSADPKAKVKVAGTRPESPKSKTITKTSSKPKPGKSAATERLYAERQKNSFLVHSVACLGTEVHLAACPLEFNKGNATESCPGGMPAVVSCIPGPLFAQNGMRKKLKNLSTVRLKGGVKQNEGRVEVLKGSEWGTVCDDRWNLLSASVVCRELGFGSAKEAMTGARMGQGLGPIHMNEVQCTGNERSLWNCRYKNITAEDCKHTEDAAVRCNVPYMGYEKTVRLSGGRSQYEGRVEVRVGQRWGSICSEGWTTKEAMVACRQLGLGFSMHAITETWYWDGSNVTEMIRSGVKCTGDEMSLSQCQHHKTVTCQKAAARFAAGVICSETASDLVLNAPLVQQTAYIEDRPLHMLYCAAEEDCLSKSAAKANWPYGHRRLLRFSSQIHNVGRADFRPKAGRHSWVWHACHGHYHSMDVFTHYDLLSANGTKVAEGHKASFCLEDTDCEEGVSKRYACANFGEQGITVGCWDLYRHDIDCQWLDITDVKPGNYILQVVINPNYEVSESDFTNNAMKCNCKYDGHRIWVHNCHIGDAFSEEAERKFEKYPGQLNNQIS, encoded by the exons ATGGAGCTGTCTTATTGGTGGAGACACATTCTTGTCTTCTTACTTAATTCCTGGATTCCATCATGCTTTGCCCAAACCACACCTCCAGTGCGCTCGACCCCCACACCGACATCACAAACGCAAGAGGGACCAGAGACTCTGAAATTTCGCCTGTCTGGTTTTCCCAGGAAGCACAATGAGGGTCGAATCGAAGTCTTCTATAAAGGAGAATGGGGCACCATCTGTGACGATGACTTCTCATTAGCCAATGCCCAGGTCCTCTGTCGCCAGCTTGGCTTTGTGTCTGCCACAGGCTGGACACACAGTGCCAAATACGGCAAGGGCACAG gTAAGATTTGGCTTGATAATGTGCAATGCAGTGGCAGTGAGAGAAGTATATCAGTGTGTAAGTCTCGCGGGTGGGGTAACAGTGACTGTACTCACGATGAAGATGCTGGAGTGATCTGTAAAGATGAGAGACTGCCAGGATACAAAGACTCCAATGTTATAGAG GTGCAAGTGGATGAGAATAAAGTGGAGGAGGTTCGCTTGCGTCCTGTGGTCACCGGGGCAGCTAAGCGAATGCCCATCACAGAGGGAGTAGTAGAGGTCAAGTATAAGGACGGCTGGTCTCAGATCTGCGATAATGGCTGGACCCCAAAAAATTCACGTGTGGTTTGTGGCATGATGGGATTCCCCCATGAGAGGAAAGTCAACAAAAACTTCTACAA GCATCTAAGAAAGAGATCTGCTGATCCAAAAGCTAAAGTAAAAGTAGCAGGAACCAG GCCGGAATCCCCCAAATCTAAGACTATCACTAAAACTAGCTCTAAGCCTAAACCAGGCAAATCAGCTGCAACTGAAAG GTTGTACGCTGAGCGGCAGAAGAATAGTTTCCTGGTTCATTCAGTGGCATGTTTGGGTACAGAGGTTCATTTAGCTGCTTGTCCTCTGGAGTTTAACAAAGGCAATGCCACAGAGTCATGCCCTGGAGGTATGCCGGCTGTGGTCAGCTGTATACCTGGACCACTTTTTGCACAGAACGGCATGAGGAAGAAACTCAAAAATTTG TCTACTGTACGTCTGAAGGGTGGAGTAAAGCAGAATGAGGGCCGTGTTGAGGTGTTGAAGGGCAGTGAATGGGGGACGGTTTGTGATGATCGCTGGAACCTGCTGTCTGCTAGTGTGGTGTGCAGAGAGCTGGGCTTCGGCTCTGCCAAAGAAGCAATGACAGGTGCCCGCATGGGACAAG GTTTGGGGCCCATCCATATGAATGAGGTCCAGTGCACCGGGAATGAGCGCTCTTTGTGGAACTGCCGCTataaaaacatcactgctgAGGACTGCAAACACACTGAGGATGCAGCGGTCCGCTGTAATGTCCCATATATGGGCTATGAGAAAACG GTGCGTCTGTCAGGTGGCCGTTCGCAGTATGAAGGGCGAGTGGAGGTGCGGGTGGGGCAACGTTGGGGCAGTATATGCAGTGAGGGATGGACCACCAAAGAAGCCATGGTGGCATGCAGGCAGCTAGGGCTGGGTTTCAGCATGCATGCTATTACA GAAACGTGGTATTGGGACGGCAGTAATGTGACAGAGATGATCAGGAGTGGAGTGAAATGCACTGGAGATGAGATGTCTCTCAGTCAGTGCCAACACCACAAAACTGTCACCTGTCAGAAAGCGGCCGCTCGGTTTGCAGCAGGAGTCATCTGTTCAGAAA CTGCATCAGATCTAGTGCTGAATGCACCTTTAGTGCAGCAGACAGCGTATATAGAGGACAGACCGTTACACATGCTGTATTGTGCTGCAGAAGAGGACTGTCTATCCAAGAGCGCTGCTAAAGCTAACTGGCCTTACGGTCACCGTCGCCTGCTTCGCTTCTCTTCACAGATACACAACGTCGGCCGGGCTGACTTCAGACCCAAAGCTGGCCGTCATTCTTGGGTTTGGCACGCATGCCACGG GCACTATCACAGTATGGATGTATTTACACACTATGACCTGCTGTCTGCCAATGGCACTAAGGTAGCAGAAGGACACAAAGCCAGTTTCTGCCTGGAAGACACAGACTGTGAAGAag GTGTTTCTAAAAGATATGCGTGTGCTAACTTTGGTGAGCAAGGCATCACGGTGGGATGCTGGGATTTGTATCGTCATGACATTGACTGCCAGTGGCTCGACATTACTGATGTTAAACCAGGAAATTATATCCTTCAG GTTGTGATAAATCCAAACTATGAAGTTTCTGAAAGTGATTTTACAAACAATGCCATGAAATGTAACTGTAAATATGATGGCCACAGGATCTGGGTTCATAACTGCCATATTG GCGATGCTTTCAGTGAAGAGGCTGAGAGAAAGTTTGAGAAATACCCCGGACAGCTTAACAACCAGATCTCATAA
- the loxl3b gene encoding lysyl oxidase homolog 3B isoform X1 — protein sequence MELSYWWRHILVFLLNSWIPSCFAQTTPPVRSTPTPTSQTQEGPETLKFRLSGFPRKHNEGRIEVFYKGEWGTICDDDFSLANAQVLCRQLGFVSATGWTHSAKYGKGTGKIWLDNVQCSGSERSISVCKSRGWGNSDCTHDEDAGVICKDERLPGYKDSNVIEVQVDENKVEEVRLRPVVTGAAKRMPITEGVVEVKYKDGWSQICDNGWTPKNSRVVCGMMGFPHERKVNKNFYKHLRKRSADPKAKVKVAGTRPESPKSKTITKTSSKPKPGKSAATERLYAERQKNSFLVHSVACLGTEVHLAACPLEFNKGNATESCPGGMPAVVSCIPGPLFAQNGMRKKLKNLSTVRLKGGVKQNEGRVEVLKGSEWGTVCDDRWNLLSASVVCRELGFGSAKEAMTGARMGQGLGPIHMNEVQCTGNERSLWNCRYKNITAEDCKHTEDAAVRCNVPYMGYEKTVRILGGRTRYEGRVEVLQTQTNGTLRWGLICGEGWGTKEAMVVCRQLGLGYANHGLQETWYWDGSNVTEMIRSGVKCTGDEMSLSQCQHHKTVTCQKAAARFAAGVICSETASDLVLNAPLVQQTAYIEDRPLHMLYCAAEEDCLSKSAAKANWPYGHRRLLRFSSQIHNVGRADFRPKAGRHSWVWHACHGHYHSMDVFTHYDLLSANGTKVAEGHKASFCLEDTDCEEGVSKRYACANFGEQGITVGCWDLYRHDIDCQWLDITDVKPGNYILQVVINPNYEVSESDFTNNAMKCNCKYDGHRIWVHNCHIGDAFSEEAERKFEKYPGQLNNQIS from the exons ATGGAGCTGTCTTATTGGTGGAGACACATTCTTGTCTTCTTACTTAATTCCTGGATTCCATCATGCTTTGCCCAAACCACACCTCCAGTGCGCTCGACCCCCACACCGACATCACAAACGCAAGAGGGACCAGAGACTCTGAAATTTCGCCTGTCTGGTTTTCCCAGGAAGCACAATGAGGGTCGAATCGAAGTCTTCTATAAAGGAGAATGGGGCACCATCTGTGACGATGACTTCTCATTAGCCAATGCCCAGGTCCTCTGTCGCCAGCTTGGCTTTGTGTCTGCCACAGGCTGGACACACAGTGCCAAATACGGCAAGGGCACAG gTAAGATTTGGCTTGATAATGTGCAATGCAGTGGCAGTGAGAGAAGTATATCAGTGTGTAAGTCTCGCGGGTGGGGTAACAGTGACTGTACTCACGATGAAGATGCTGGAGTGATCTGTAAAGATGAGAGACTGCCAGGATACAAAGACTCCAATGTTATAGAG GTGCAAGTGGATGAGAATAAAGTGGAGGAGGTTCGCTTGCGTCCTGTGGTCACCGGGGCAGCTAAGCGAATGCCCATCACAGAGGGAGTAGTAGAGGTCAAGTATAAGGACGGCTGGTCTCAGATCTGCGATAATGGCTGGACCCCAAAAAATTCACGTGTGGTTTGTGGCATGATGGGATTCCCCCATGAGAGGAAAGTCAACAAAAACTTCTACAA GCATCTAAGAAAGAGATCTGCTGATCCAAAAGCTAAAGTAAAAGTAGCAGGAACCAG GCCGGAATCCCCCAAATCTAAGACTATCACTAAAACTAGCTCTAAGCCTAAACCAGGCAAATCAGCTGCAACTGAAAG GTTGTACGCTGAGCGGCAGAAGAATAGTTTCCTGGTTCATTCAGTGGCATGTTTGGGTACAGAGGTTCATTTAGCTGCTTGTCCTCTGGAGTTTAACAAAGGCAATGCCACAGAGTCATGCCCTGGAGGTATGCCGGCTGTGGTCAGCTGTATACCTGGACCACTTTTTGCACAGAACGGCATGAGGAAGAAACTCAAAAATTTG TCTACTGTACGTCTGAAGGGTGGAGTAAAGCAGAATGAGGGCCGTGTTGAGGTGTTGAAGGGCAGTGAATGGGGGACGGTTTGTGATGATCGCTGGAACCTGCTGTCTGCTAGTGTGGTGTGCAGAGAGCTGGGCTTCGGCTCTGCCAAAGAAGCAATGACAGGTGCCCGCATGGGACAAG GTTTGGGGCCCATCCATATGAATGAGGTCCAGTGCACCGGGAATGAGCGCTCTTTGTGGAACTGCCGCTataaaaacatcactgctgAGGACTGCAAACACACTGAGGATGCAGCGGTCCGCTGTAATGTCCCATATATGGGCTATGAGAAAACG GTGCGCATCTTAGGGGGGCGAACCCGCTACGAGGGCCGGGTGGAGGTGTTACAAACTCAGACTAACGGGACGCTGCGCTGGGGCCTGATCTGTGGAGAAGGCTGGGGCACTAAGGAGGCCATGGTTGTGTGCAGACAGCTGGGCCTCGGGTACGCCAACCATGGCCTACAA GAAACGTGGTATTGGGACGGCAGTAATGTGACAGAGATGATCAGGAGTGGAGTGAAATGCACTGGAGATGAGATGTCTCTCAGTCAGTGCCAACACCACAAAACTGTCACCTGTCAGAAAGCGGCCGCTCGGTTTGCAGCAGGAGTCATCTGTTCAGAAA CTGCATCAGATCTAGTGCTGAATGCACCTTTAGTGCAGCAGACAGCGTATATAGAGGACAGACCGTTACACATGCTGTATTGTGCTGCAGAAGAGGACTGTCTATCCAAGAGCGCTGCTAAAGCTAACTGGCCTTACGGTCACCGTCGCCTGCTTCGCTTCTCTTCACAGATACACAACGTCGGCCGGGCTGACTTCAGACCCAAAGCTGGCCGTCATTCTTGGGTTTGGCACGCATGCCACGG GCACTATCACAGTATGGATGTATTTACACACTATGACCTGCTGTCTGCCAATGGCACTAAGGTAGCAGAAGGACACAAAGCCAGTTTCTGCCTGGAAGACACAGACTGTGAAGAag GTGTTTCTAAAAGATATGCGTGTGCTAACTTTGGTGAGCAAGGCATCACGGTGGGATGCTGGGATTTGTATCGTCATGACATTGACTGCCAGTGGCTCGACATTACTGATGTTAAACCAGGAAATTATATCCTTCAG GTTGTGATAAATCCAAACTATGAAGTTTCTGAAAGTGATTTTACAAACAATGCCATGAAATGTAACTGTAAATATGATGGCCACAGGATCTGGGTTCATAACTGCCATATTG GCGATGCTTTCAGTGAAGAGGCTGAGAGAAAGTTTGAGAAATACCCCGGACAGCTTAACAACCAGATCTCATAA
- the loxl3b gene encoding lysyl oxidase homolog 3B isoform X3, producing MELSYWWRHILVFLLNSWIPSCFAQTTPPVRSTPTPTSQTQEGPETLKFRLSGFPRKHNEGRIEVFYKGEWGTICDDDFSLANAQVLCRQLGFVSATGWTHSAKYGKGTGKIWLDNVQCSGSERSISVCKSRGWGNSDCTHDEDAGVICKDERLPGYKDSNVIEVQVDENKVEEVRLRPVVTGAAKRMPITEGVVEVKYKDGWSQICDNGWTPKNSRVVCGMMGFPHERKVNKNFYKPESPKSKTITKTSSKPKPGKSAATERLYAERQKNSFLVHSVACLGTEVHLAACPLEFNKGNATESCPGGMPAVVSCIPGPLFAQNGMRKKLKNLSTVRLKGGVKQNEGRVEVLKGSEWGTVCDDRWNLLSASVVCRELGFGSAKEAMTGARMGQGLGPIHMNEVQCTGNERSLWNCRYKNITAEDCKHTEDAAVRCNVPYMGYEKTVRILGGRTRYEGRVEVLQTQTNGTLRWGLICGEGWGTKEAMVVCRQLGLGYANHGLQETWYWDGSNVTEMIRSGVKCTGDEMSLSQCQHHKTVTCQKAAARFAAGVICSETASDLVLNAPLVQQTAYIEDRPLHMLYCAAEEDCLSKSAAKANWPYGHRRLLRFSSQIHNVGRADFRPKAGRHSWVWHACHGHYHSMDVFTHYDLLSANGTKVAEGHKASFCLEDTDCEEGVSKRYACANFGEQGITVGCWDLYRHDIDCQWLDITDVKPGNYILQVVINPNYEVSESDFTNNAMKCNCKYDGHRIWVHNCHIGDAFSEEAERKFEKYPGQLNNQIS from the exons ATGGAGCTGTCTTATTGGTGGAGACACATTCTTGTCTTCTTACTTAATTCCTGGATTCCATCATGCTTTGCCCAAACCACACCTCCAGTGCGCTCGACCCCCACACCGACATCACAAACGCAAGAGGGACCAGAGACTCTGAAATTTCGCCTGTCTGGTTTTCCCAGGAAGCACAATGAGGGTCGAATCGAAGTCTTCTATAAAGGAGAATGGGGCACCATCTGTGACGATGACTTCTCATTAGCCAATGCCCAGGTCCTCTGTCGCCAGCTTGGCTTTGTGTCTGCCACAGGCTGGACACACAGTGCCAAATACGGCAAGGGCACAG gTAAGATTTGGCTTGATAATGTGCAATGCAGTGGCAGTGAGAGAAGTATATCAGTGTGTAAGTCTCGCGGGTGGGGTAACAGTGACTGTACTCACGATGAAGATGCTGGAGTGATCTGTAAAGATGAGAGACTGCCAGGATACAAAGACTCCAATGTTATAGAG GTGCAAGTGGATGAGAATAAAGTGGAGGAGGTTCGCTTGCGTCCTGTGGTCACCGGGGCAGCTAAGCGAATGCCCATCACAGAGGGAGTAGTAGAGGTCAAGTATAAGGACGGCTGGTCTCAGATCTGCGATAATGGCTGGACCCCAAAAAATTCACGTGTGGTTTGTGGCATGATGGGATTCCCCCATGAGAGGAAAGTCAACAAAAACTTCTACAA GCCGGAATCCCCCAAATCTAAGACTATCACTAAAACTAGCTCTAAGCCTAAACCAGGCAAATCAGCTGCAACTGAAAG GTTGTACGCTGAGCGGCAGAAGAATAGTTTCCTGGTTCATTCAGTGGCATGTTTGGGTACAGAGGTTCATTTAGCTGCTTGTCCTCTGGAGTTTAACAAAGGCAATGCCACAGAGTCATGCCCTGGAGGTATGCCGGCTGTGGTCAGCTGTATACCTGGACCACTTTTTGCACAGAACGGCATGAGGAAGAAACTCAAAAATTTG TCTACTGTACGTCTGAAGGGTGGAGTAAAGCAGAATGAGGGCCGTGTTGAGGTGTTGAAGGGCAGTGAATGGGGGACGGTTTGTGATGATCGCTGGAACCTGCTGTCTGCTAGTGTGGTGTGCAGAGAGCTGGGCTTCGGCTCTGCCAAAGAAGCAATGACAGGTGCCCGCATGGGACAAG GTTTGGGGCCCATCCATATGAATGAGGTCCAGTGCACCGGGAATGAGCGCTCTTTGTGGAACTGCCGCTataaaaacatcactgctgAGGACTGCAAACACACTGAGGATGCAGCGGTCCGCTGTAATGTCCCATATATGGGCTATGAGAAAACG GTGCGCATCTTAGGGGGGCGAACCCGCTACGAGGGCCGGGTGGAGGTGTTACAAACTCAGACTAACGGGACGCTGCGCTGGGGCCTGATCTGTGGAGAAGGCTGGGGCACTAAGGAGGCCATGGTTGTGTGCAGACAGCTGGGCCTCGGGTACGCCAACCATGGCCTACAA GAAACGTGGTATTGGGACGGCAGTAATGTGACAGAGATGATCAGGAGTGGAGTGAAATGCACTGGAGATGAGATGTCTCTCAGTCAGTGCCAACACCACAAAACTGTCACCTGTCAGAAAGCGGCCGCTCGGTTTGCAGCAGGAGTCATCTGTTCAGAAA CTGCATCAGATCTAGTGCTGAATGCACCTTTAGTGCAGCAGACAGCGTATATAGAGGACAGACCGTTACACATGCTGTATTGTGCTGCAGAAGAGGACTGTCTATCCAAGAGCGCTGCTAAAGCTAACTGGCCTTACGGTCACCGTCGCCTGCTTCGCTTCTCTTCACAGATACACAACGTCGGCCGGGCTGACTTCAGACCCAAAGCTGGCCGTCATTCTTGGGTTTGGCACGCATGCCACGG GCACTATCACAGTATGGATGTATTTACACACTATGACCTGCTGTCTGCCAATGGCACTAAGGTAGCAGAAGGACACAAAGCCAGTTTCTGCCTGGAAGACACAGACTGTGAAGAag GTGTTTCTAAAAGATATGCGTGTGCTAACTTTGGTGAGCAAGGCATCACGGTGGGATGCTGGGATTTGTATCGTCATGACATTGACTGCCAGTGGCTCGACATTACTGATGTTAAACCAGGAAATTATATCCTTCAG GTTGTGATAAATCCAAACTATGAAGTTTCTGAAAGTGATTTTACAAACAATGCCATGAAATGTAACTGTAAATATGATGGCCACAGGATCTGGGTTCATAACTGCCATATTG GCGATGCTTTCAGTGAAGAGGCTGAGAGAAAGTTTGAGAAATACCCCGGACAGCTTAACAACCAGATCTCATAA